One Fundulus heteroclitus isolate FHET01 chromosome 11, MU-UCD_Fhet_4.1, whole genome shotgun sequence DNA segment encodes these proteins:
- the LOC118564645 gene encoding uncharacterized protein LOC118564645: protein MNNYAVERTTASTSSQHGSPDSDKFFPGPYHPPFPSPTPESSSKLDSDSESLLTSLQRRIDDWANAPGGMHVRPEYFVLRDENSTLPTTLPARLPAMPSLSETQEEDLQVLNLPPTPEVSQDSQLPSGQGDPASPDPSQPEDTLLPSSQGETDTGADEYNGWKRFGFIKAVKTVVFHLLNAAIGKYMHGKCYGCNNNRPSQRDHECSELLQNGLFERNYKGVMRLLYNARFFDAVQRFLTAHNIHQDNHTVNAVVQAYLYELTMAKELFHTILDGYDEMVEENYELKDQLEAITRYWQGS, encoded by the coding sequence atgaacaactaCGCGGTTGAAAGAACTACAGCTTCAACATCATCGCAGCATGGCTCCCCGGACAGCGACAAATTCTTTCCGGGACCGTACCACCCTCCTTTCCCCTCGCCAACCCCTGAATCCTCTTCCAAACTCGACAGCGACAGCGAGAGTCTCCTCACATCGCTGCAGAGGCGTATCGACGACTGGGCTAATGCCCCCGGAGGCATGCATGTACGGCCCGAGTACTTTGTTTTACGGGATGAGAATTCCACGCTTCCAACCACACTTCCAGCCAGGCTTCCAGCCATGccgtctctgtcagagacccaggaggaagaTTTACAAGTGCTGAATCTTCCACCCACCCCTGAGGTATCCCAGGACTCACAACTACCCTCGGGCCAAGGAGATCCAGCCTCCCCAGACCCTTCTCAACCCGAGGATACGCTGCTTCCATCCAGCCAAGGAGAGACTGACACCGGCGCCGATGAATACAATGGATGGAAGCGCTTCGGTTTCATCAAAGCGGTGAAAACCGTGGTGTTTCATCTTTTGAACGCTGCGATCGGAAAATACATGCACGGTAAATGTTATGGGTGTAATAACAACCGTCCTAGTCAGAGAGACCATGAATGTTCGGAGCTGCTTCAGAATGGGTTATTTGAACGCAATTACAAGGGTGTAATGCGACTACTTTATAACGCACGTTTCTTCGATGCCGTTCAACGGTTTCTAACCGCTCACAACATCCACCAAGACAACCACACAGTCAATGCCGTTGTGCAGGCCTATCTGTACGAATTGACGATGGCCAAGGAGTTATTTCATACAATCCTTGACGGGTATGATGAGATGGTTGAAGAAAACTATGAATTAAAAGATCAACTTGAAGCCATCACGCGGTACTGGCAGGGATCTTGA